One genomic window of Aquisalimonas sp. 2447 includes the following:
- a CDS encoding helix-turn-helix domain-containing protein — protein MSEYRKAKKRVEVSVGESVRILRELQEMSQNGLATATGIPQSTISAIENDRVRLGVERAKVLARALRCHPAVLVFPGWEVEDESAA, from the coding sequence ATGAGCGAATATCGTAAAGCGAAGAAGCGAGTTGAGGTTTCTGTTGGTGAGTCAGTCCGGATCCTGCGTGAATTGCAGGAGATGAGTCAGAATGGTCTGGCGACGGCTACGGGGATACCTCAATCCACCATTTCTGCCATCGAGAATGATCGCGTACGGCTTGGTGTAGAGCGCGCCAAGGTCCTGGCGAGGGCTTTGCGGTGTCACCCCGCAGTTCTGGTTTTTCCTGGTTGGGAAGTCGAGGACGAGTCAGCCGCATAA
- a CDS encoding type II toxin-antitoxin system mRNA interferase toxin, RelE/StbE family, whose translation MAKSLAAAPAEVQKRYEKWKDIVAISGPQGLRHIRGFNDEALSGRWKGFRSSRLNIQYRVIYRVQKDQVLVAVEKITPHDYGRK comes from the coding sequence GTGGCAAAGAGCCTGGCGGCAGCACCTGCCGAGGTTCAGAAGCGCTACGAGAAATGGAAGGACATCGTCGCCATCTCCGGGCCTCAGGGGCTGCGCCATATACGGGGCTTTAATGATGAGGCCTTGTCAGGTAGGTGGAAAGGATTTCGGTCCTCGCGACTCAATATTCAGTACCGCGTCATCTATCGTGTACAGAAGGATCAGGTGCTGGTAGCAGTCGAGAAGATAACTCCCCACGATTACGGGAGGAAATGA